From the genome of Sediminibacter sp. Hel_I_10:
TAGGTGTCAATCATAGCGTCAATTTCGAACAAACTACCAATAAGACGTTCCAAAAGTACTTTTGCTAGAAATAAGATGCCCACTCCAAAGAGCAGTTTAGAAAATTGATTCTGATCAAAATCTACGGGTTCCATGAGCGATACGTAGCACACATAAAAGAATACAGATACCGAAATGATGAAGTTGGTAAAAAATAAGGCGTCAAAACCGTCAATAAATTTTTGATCCCTGGCGTAGATTTTTAGATATTTTGAGTTGCCAATTACGGTGATAAAGTCGCTAAATCGGTGGGCATACAAAAACTTAGATAAAGCCACAGCGGCCAAACCTAACATTAAGGAGATCGTAAACCAATCATTCGAAATGACTTCTCGTAGCATGCTGTAAAATTATGAAGAAAAATTGAGCCAGAGGGTTGTTAACATTGTTTATGGAATTTACATCAAAAATAAGGCATAAACCTTTACTTTTGCCTGCAAATAGTAGAACTGAAATTGGTTTTAATGAAAGATGCCATCGTCATCATACCAACGTATAACGAGATTGAAAACATTGAGTCTATAATTAGGGCTGTATTCTCTCAAAAAAAGGCGTTTCATGTTTTGGTGGTTGATGATAACTCTCCAGATCAAACGGCAGATAAGGTGAAGTTTCTTCAAAACGAATTTCATGAACAGTTGCATCTTTTAGTTCGCACAAAAAAAACAGGACTCGGCACTGCGTATATCGCTGGATTTAAATGGTCTTTGGAGCATTCTTATCAATACATTTTTGAGATGGATGCCGATTTCTCTCACAATCCCGATGACCTTGTCAAGCTTTATGATGCCTGTGCGGTTGGAGGAGCAGATGTCTCTGTAGGCTCTCGCTATGTTAAAGGCGTTAATGTGGTCAATTGGCCAATGAGCAGAGTTTTACTATCTTATGGAGCCTCAAAGTACGTGCGTTTTATTACACGAATGAAAATATGTGACACAACGGCGGGCTTTGTATGTTATAAAAGAGAAGTTTTAGAGACTATTAATTTAGATGGTATTGAATTTGTGGGCTACGCCTTTCAAATTGAAATGAAATTTAAGGCACATCGCAAAAAGTTTAAGATTATAGAAGTGCCAGTAATTTTTACAGATCGTACGCGGGGGAAATCAAAAATGAGCAGCGGGATTATTTCTGAAGCTATTTTTGGAGTATTAAAACTGAAGTTAAAAAGTTTGTTTTCATCATAACATGGAAGAAAAGACCATACTTATCAAAAATGCCAAAATCGTTAACGAAGGGCATGTCACCGAAGGAGATATTCTTATCCAAGGAGACTATATTAAAGACGTTGCAGATTCTATAAGTGCAAAATCTGCAGATGTTGTAATTATAGACGTTGAAGGAAATTACGTGTTTCCTGGGATCATAGATGATCAGGTTCACTTTAGAGAACCAGGGTTAACCCATAAAGCAGATATTGGCTCAGAGTCTAGAGCGGCTGTTGCTGGCGGCATTACCTCGTTTATAGAAATGCCCAACACCAACCCTCAAACCACCACCATAGAAAAACTTGAGGAAAAGTTTGATATAGCTGCGAAAACATCGCACGCTAATTATTCTTTTATGTTTGGCGGCACCAATGATAATCTAGACGAAATCTTAAAGGTTGATAAAAAATCCGTTGCGGGACTCAAGTTGTTTTTGGGATCTTCAACAGGAAATATGCTGGTAGACGATCATGCGGTTTTAGAAAAGATCTTTAAAAGCACAGACATGGTCATTTCGGTACATTGTGAAGATGAAGCGACCATTAAAAAGAATTTAAAGGAACAATTGGATATATACGGTGAAGACATTCCTATTGAAAAACATCCAATTATCAGAAGTGAAGAAGCATGTTACATTTCGTCATCAAAGGCTATAGAACTCGCTAAAAAGACAGGTGCTAGACTGCACGTATTTCATTTGTCTACGGGTAAAGAAACCCAACTGTTTTCTAATAAACTGCCTTTAAAAGATAAAAAGATTACTTCGGAAGTATGCATTCATCACTTGTGGTTTTCAGATGAAGATTATAAGAAAAAGGGCACGCATATCAAATGGAACCCTGCTGTAAAAACCAAAAAAGACAGAGAACAACTTTGGAAAGCGCTCTTAGATGACCGTATAGATGTGATTGCTACAGATCATGCGCCGCATACCTTAGAAGAGAAAAATGGAAATTACATGAACGCCCCTTCTGGCGGACCATTAGTACAACATGCTTTGGTTGCTATGATGGAGATGTTTCATAAAGGTAAAATTTCCGTAGAAAAAATAGCAGAAAAAATGTGCCATAACCCAGCAATCCTCTTTCAGGTAGAAAAACGAGGATATATTAGGAAGGGCTATTTTGCAGATTTGGTTATTGTAAATGCTCAAAGCCCATGGTCTGTAAATAAACAAAACATTCTTTATAAATGTGGTTGGTCACCTTTTGAAGGCACCACTTTTAAATCTAGAGTTACCCATACTTTTGTTAATGGCACCTTGGTATACAACAATTTTAAAGTTTTAGACGTTAAAGCTGCTAAACGATTAACGTTTGATAGATGAAAGTGATACTATACCTCATGCTGATAGGTTTGTTTTTAGGCTGCGATAATGCTTCGCGTCCCAAAAAACCAGACGATTTGATTTCCGAAGATAAAATGGCCGACATTTTATATGAAGTCTTCATTATAAATGCGGCTAAGGGCACAGCTAAAGGCATTTTAGAAGATAATGGGATATTTCCAGAGCAATATGTCTTTGAAAAATATGATATTGATAGCCTGCAATTTGCTAAAAGCAATGCGTACTACAGTTATGATATTAAGACTTATGACGAGATTATGTCACAAGTAGATACTATCATAAAAATAAATAAAGACAAATATCAAGCGCAAATAGACCTTGAGATGGACCTTAAGAAGCAAAAGAAAGATTCTATTAAGCAACTAAGCGATAGCCTAAGTACGTTTAAAAAATCAAAATTAATCGAAAGTATTAACTAGGTTTATTTTCAGTGTCTTTCAGGTAGATTTTACATACTTTCTCTATGGAATCATCTAAGTCTCTGAAACTATAGTTCAATGCTTTTCTGATTTTAGAATGGTCGTAAAGCGTTTTACCGCTTATAGATTTTGCCATTTGTTTTGAAAGCTTTCGTCGCCTTCCAAAGAGTTTATGGTTGAGCCAATCCAAACGCCAAGCAATTCCCAATAATAGTTTCCCAGCTTTTTTTTGAGCCGGTGCTATATGTAGCGCTTTTGCGGCTTGCTCTTGAAATGATTTAAAACTGCGATTTTCAGAAATTACTATAAAACGTTCGTTTTTAATAGTGCTCTCCATCAATAGTTGCATGACCTTTACAGTGTCCCAAACGTCAACGTAGGCAGAACTGCCTGTTGGGTAGTGTTTAAGGCCTTTGTGTATGTTTTTTATCAAGCTACTGCTTCCTCCACCATTCCAAAAGCCAGGGCCTAAGATAATTCCGGGATTTACAATAACGGCATTTATACCTTCTTGTGTGCCCCGCCAAACCTCTAGTTCTGCTCCGTATTTTGTAATGGCATATACACTATTGTCTTTTTCGGGATTCCAATCTGTTTTTTCGGTAATAAAGGCATTGGCATCCATTGCTTGACCAATAGCAGCAATAGAGCTGACGTAGCATAGTTTCTTAATCTCATGAGAGATGCTAAGGTTCACAATATTGGCGGTACCCTTAATGTTAATTTTACGCAGTTGATTGTATTTGTCTGGTTCAAAACTCACAAATGCCGCACAATGGTACACCTGTGTCACACCCTTAAAAGCCTGCTCTAAAGCTGGGATATCGTTAATGTCTGCGGCTACCCAATCGATACTGTCAAAAAGACGCTCAGCATCATCAGAATAGTATGCAAATACAGTTTTGACGCGAGCCAACGTTTTTTCTCGTCGGTAAATGGCTCTTACTTTGGTTTTTTCACTTACCAACTGGAATAATAAATGTGAGCCTACTAATCCTGTACCACCTGTAACTAAAATCATAAGATAAATGTACGTTTTTTATACGATAGTCTTTTTTGGTTACCGTCATAAATATATCTTTGCCCTAGTTTTAAATCATAAGAGATGATAACGAATTTTGTAGAAGAGTTACAATGGAGAGGGATGATACATGATGTCATGCCAGGAACGGAGGAGCATTTAATGGAGAGCATGCAATCTGCCTATGTGGGTATAGACCCAACAGCAGACTCCTTGCACATCGGTCATTTGGTAAGCATCATGATGTTGCGCCATTTTCAATTGGCTGGCCATAAGCCTTATGCGCTCGTTGGAGGTGCTACGGGAATGATTGGCGATCCCTCTGGCAAATCTGCGGAACGTAATCTGCTTGATGAAAAAACGTTGCGCCATAACCAGAATGCTATTAAGGAGCAGTTATCTCGCTTTTTGGATTTTTCCAAAGGCGATGCGAATACCGCTGTTCTTGTCAATAATTATGATTGGATGAAAGAATTTTCATTCTTGGAGTTTATTAGAGACGTGGGTAAACATATTACCGTAAATTATATGATGGCAAAGGATTCTGTTAAAAAGCGTCTGTCATCTGAAGCTCAAGAGGGCATGTCTTTTACAGAATTTACATATCAGCTCGTGCAAGGTTATGACTTTTTGCATTTGTACAAGGCACATAACTGTACGCTTCAAATGGGCGGTAGTGATCAATGGGGAAACATCACCACGGGGACCGAAATGATTAGGAGAATAGGAAATGGAAAAGGCTACGCACTCACTTGTCCTTTAATCACTAAGGCCGACGGAACTAAGTTTGGCAAAACAGAAGGTGGTAATATCTGGTTGGATGCCGAAAGAACTTCGCCTTATAAATTCTACCAATATTGGTTAAACACCTCTGATGAAGATGCAGAAAAGTATATCAAGATCTTTACCTTTATTTCAAAAGAGGACATTACCGAAATTGTAAAAGCACATCAAGAAGCACCACATCAAAGAGGCTTGCAAAAACGCTTAGCTGAAGAAATCACGACCATGGTACACTCAAAATCTGATTTTGAGAATGCTGAAAAAGCCTCTAATATTTTGTTTAGTAAAAGCTTTAAAACAGATATCAAGAGCCTCGATGAGAAGACGTTTCTAGATGTGTTTGAGGGCGTGCCATTGGTTGAGATCACAACATCGGAGCTTAGAGACCTAGACATGATTGGTGCTTTGGCCGATAAGACTAATTTCTTAAAATCAAATAGTGAGGCAAGACGCGCTCTAAAGGAGAATGCTGTTTCTGTAAATAAGGAAAAAGTAGCCGAAGACTATCAGTTTACAGCAGATGATCTTATAGGTGGTAAATATATCATTTTGAATAAAGGAAAGAAAAACACCTATATCATTAAAGTGAATTCGTAAACCTGTCTTTTCATTATTCTTAATGCCTAAATAAAGCAAAAAAACGCCCCGCTCATTGAGCGGGGCGTTCAACATTAACCAATCAACTATTAGTGAAGCTAATCCTTCTTTTTCATAGAACTCTAAAACTATTTATTCTAAAATCATAGCTTCCCTCGTTAAGTCGATTGTTTGTTGCAAACCTTTCAGGATTACTATTATTATAGCATTTTTTTAACATTCTCGCAGCGACAACGTTTTTAATACCAATTTCAAAGATTTTGGGATTTCTAGTTGTTTTTAAGACCAAAGGCATGGCCTTAGATGTAAAATGCCACTGTCATTCTTTCGCTCCAAGATCAACCATGGAACCTGACACCCTAAGTATTGACGATGTCTTTTCTTAGTTGTAAAACTTTGTTTGAGATAGAAACGCCTTAGAGCACCATGAGGTTGCAGCCTCTAATATCACTATTATCAAACCTACCTATAATCTCAAAGCTGTGATCTTCATTCACACGGCCAAGATCTTGTGTGGCTATAAAAGCGCAGGAGTTGAGGTTGGCAAGGTCAATAACATTAAGTCCGCCGGTTTTATTTAAAGGTTGAAGAGAGAGTGCGTCTTCGGGATCTCGAGTAAGTATCCGCATCCAGTTTGGACATTCAAAAACACCATTTCCTTTGGAATAGGCCTGACTTAAAAGTTCGGTCATTCCATATTCGCTATGGATGTTATCAACTCCAAAGCCCCGTTTTAAAATGTGGTGCAACTCTTCTCTAATGAGTTCTTTTCGTCTGCCTTTCATCCCTCCAGTTTCCATCACAATTGTATTTTTAAGCTGAAATTGATGAAGCTCTACTAAATCTAAAAGCGAGAAGGATACACCAATAAGCACTGTTTTTTTTCCTTCGGAATCTAAAGCGATCAAGCGTTCTTTCAATTCTGAAAGGTTGTCCAGATAAAATCCGCTCTCTTTATGATTGGAAGCGGTAATCATATCGTTGACCATATAGATTAATGAAGAGCCTTCCCGTTCTAAATAATTTGGCAATAGGGCAAGGATGACATAGTCGTTAATATTTCCGTAGAAATGTTTGAAACCTTGTCTAAAACTGGTTTCGTATAGTCCTAAATCTGTCACCAAGTGTTTGCTTGTAGTGCTACCTGTAGTGCCACTACTGGTAAAGGTATCTTGAAGATCTGCTTTAGAACTTAATACCCTATGACTCTTGAAAAATTGAATGGGTAAAAATGGGATGTCTGCTATGGTTTTGACATCACTGGGATGTTTATAGAGCAAGTCGCAAAAGGACCGATACACGGGATTGTTTTCAAACTGAAATTTGAAAACCGCTAAGGCCACCTTTTGAAAATCGTTTTCTGAGGTAATTGAAAAAATAGAGTCTGTTGCAATCATTATTGCAAAATTAACTAAAAACAAAAAAGCGCTGTCTATTGACAGCGCTTTTCAATATTAAAAAAAGAAGGATTTATTTAACCACTAGTTTTTTAGTAGTTATGGCATCATTCTGTGAGATTTTCAAGATGTAAACACCGGTCTGCAATGCAGATACATTTAAACGATTAGCGTTTAATGTTTTTGTGATTACGTTTTTGCCAAGAATATCAAAAACAGATACAGTAATGGCATCATTAGAGCTGCTTGTAATGTTTACAAAACCGTTAGATACTGGGTTTGGATATATTTCAAAGTTAGCTGCGTTGAGGTCGTTGATTGCTAAAGTGGCACCTTCTACATCAGACGCATATCTTGGTAAAATTTGATATTCTCCATTAAACTCTCCACCTAAACCAATTACTGAGGACGCTGTAGTTGGGATACTAGCTCCAACTAAATCTTCATCTCCAAACGTTACTCTTGCAATGGTTGTAGGGTCTCCAGGAAGACCTGTAGCAGAAAGATTATAGTTGGTGTTATCTTCAAACTGACCAGTAACATCAAAAATAACGTTATCGATTTTGATTAGCTCACTTTCATAAGTTTCTCCGTTTGCTAAAAAGTCTGCTAAAGAAATAACTTCTGGAGTAATTGTAGTTCCTGTAGAAGATGCAGAAGCCACGTTTGCTACAGGAGTGAATTGTAGAATGCCGTTAAATTCATTTAACTGACCTTGTAGTCCAGAAATACCGTCTCCAATATTAAAGGTGGTAGATAAAACTCCAGACTGGTCATCAATCAAGATCCCAGCTGTAGCATCTTGGATGTATTTTTGATTTCTGCCATTATCAGTCACGATATAAGTAATAATTGCTTCACCAGATAATTCATAAACTTCTCCTATAGTGCCAGCTCTTAAATCTGAAACTGTAGCTACTTGATTAACTGTAGCTATTGTAAATGAAACGGAAGTGGTAGCTGCTGGATCTAAAGCATTACCATTATCATCAACTAATTCTAAGTTTACTGTGTGAGCTCCTTCTGAAAGATCACTTAAACTGATGTTATCAAGGTCAAATTTATCAATAGTTGTGCCTCCATCAACGGAATATTCAATGTAGCCATCGCCATTTCCTTCAGCAGCAACCGCAAAATTTTGAACACTTAATTCAATGTCAACAGCTGTAGTAGTTAAGGTTGCGCCATCTACTGGAGATACGACACTAATTGCTGGAGATGATGAAGTTTCAATAATTTGAAAATTATCTACATAAAATAAAGAACCAGATACCCAATTGGCAGAAATATCATAGAAGCGCATACCGTAATCAAAATCTTCATCACTAGAAGCGGTATATTCAAATGATATGGTTTGCCATTGATTTAATAATGTTTCGTCTGAATATACACTAAGATTAAAATCATTACCATTAAATATTCTAGCTCTAGCCTCATTATTTGTTGCATATACATCTAAGCTCATCGTGTAAGTGCTACCGCCAGTAAGAGATACAGTTTGTCTAATATCAGTGTTTCCTTGAGATTGGGTCAAAACATTTACTGAAGCAGAGCTGCTGCCTTCAGTAATAAAATTTGTATTGGTGTTTTCTGTTAAATCATCAGTGCTAAAGTCAATAGTAGTATAGCCATCTGGTACGCCATCTGTCCAGTTTTCAAAGCCACCATTTGACACTAAATTTTGTCCGTAGCTCATCGATGCCACTAGTAAAAAAGTTAAAAAGTAAAGTTTTTTCATAATTGTGTGATTAAGTAAATAATTAATGAGGTCACAAATATAATTAGAAATTTAAGCTATTAGCGGGAGTTTACAATATGATAACACGACAGTTTAATCGTTTTGTTTTTAGAGTGTTAGATGTTGATAGTTTTCTTTTGTAAATTGTAGTAGAAAAGATACGATTGTATTTCTTTTGAGTTATGAAGCTGAGGTTTAAATAGCTCAGAGATTCTGTGGAACAGATAATCATTTTAATTTTAATTGTGTTTTAAGGTAAAAAGCTGTCAAAGTAAAGCTTGTAATTTTATCACCGTTAGAACTTAAGTAATAAAGAGCGAGTTGTAAATTAGCTCCGATGTCTAGGTGAACGAGATTATGATGTTGTATTGAACCAAAAGTTTAAATTAATACTCTAGAGAAGACAGTAGGTGAGCAGTGGTCTTGCTAAAGTTAACTTAACGTTATTAATTTTTACCGAAGTATAAGCTTTTGTTATTAACCCTATATTTACTGCTTAATTTTTGTGTGACAGAACCTATGAAAAAGAAAGACATTACCATATTGTTGGTTGACGACGAGCCAGACATTTTAGAAATAGTTGGTTACAATTTATCAACAGAAGGCTATCATGTAATTACTGCCGAAAACGGACTTGAAGCAGTAAAAATGGCTAAAAAAGATAAGCCACAATTGATCATTTTAGATGTGATGATGCCAGAAATGGATGGGATAGAAGCCTGTGAGCAAATTAGAAAGATACCAGAACTCTCTGAAACCATCATTACATTTTTAACTGCCCGTGGCGAAGATTATTCTCAAATGGCTGGGTTTGATGCCGGTGCAGATGACTACATAACAAAACCTATCAAGCCAAAAGTTCTTGTGAGCAAGGTTAAGGCACTTTTGAGACGCTTAAAGGAGAAAGAAGGTAAGGAAGACATCATGAAAATTGGTAATCTTATCATCAATAGAGAAGAATATAAGATTTCATTAAAAGGAGAAGAGCTCATATTACCTAGAAAAGAATTTGAATTGTTATCTTTATTGGCAACAAAACCAAACAAGGTCTTTAAGCGTGAAGAAATCCTCGACAAGGTATGGGGCAATGAGGTTGTTGTAGGTGGCCGTACTATTGATGTGCACATTAGAAAACTTCGAGAAAAAATTGGAGACAAACGCTTTAAGACCATCAAAGGGGTGGGGTATAAGTTCGTTGATTAATGCAAGTAAAATTAAAAAAGACATACAAGTTTGCCGTAAAGACTTCTTTGTACATCACTATATTTTTAACGCTCTTATCGAGTGTTTTTTTATACGTGATGCACACCATAGATTTGCTTTACCAGTCTACCTTTGCTGTAGTCACTTATATTAGCTGCTTTTTTATCATTCAATATCGGGTAGAACGTTTCATCTATAGAAGGGTAAAAAAAATATATGATGATTTAACACTGCTAGAATCTACCTCCCTTCGCAAGCAGCCCATTACCACAGATATGGCTACTCTAACTAGGGAAATAGACAAATATGCCAAAGACAAAAAATACGAAATAGAAACACTCAAGGTTCGTGAAGAATATCGAAAGGAGTTTTTAGGTAATGTTTCGCACGAATTAAAAACACCATTATTTACTGTTCAAGGCTATCTTCTTACCTTGTTAGATGGTGCAAAAAATGACCCTAAGGTGAGCGAAAAATACCTGAATCGTGCCAACAAAGGGGTCGAGCGATTGATTTATATTGTAAAGGACTTGGACATGATCACCAAGTTAGAAGTTGGAGACCTTAGCCTGAAAATTGAGAGATTTGATATTGTAGAATTGGTACAGAGTGTGTTCGATCTTCTCGAAATGAAAGCTGCCAAGAAAAAAATATCCTTGGTTTTTGATATGGATTATGATAAGCCTATTATCGTTACGGCCGATCGAGAACGCATTCAACAAGTATTGACCAACCTTATCGTTAACTCCATCAAATACGGCAGCGAAAAAGGCACCACAGAAATCAGTATCGAAAATCTTATAAAAAACAAAGTCATTGTTCGGGTAACCGATAATGGAGAGGGCATTTCAGACCTAAATATACCGCGACTATTTGAGCGTTTTTACAGAGTAGACAAAAGTGGCTCTCGTAAAGAGGGCGGTTCTGGTCTTGGCCTGAGTATTGTAAAACATATCATTGAGGCGCACGATGAGAAAATCTATGTAGAAAGTGAACTTGGTGTTGGTAGCGAATTCTCATTTACCCTCGAAAAGACCGAATAGTTTTTTGTAATTAAGCTCATAGTTCATCGCGCTTAAACCAGTATAAGATGTTACCCGCTCCAATTGCTCTAGTTTGAAGTCTTTTTGACTGCAGGTAGGCACACATCCATTGTCATCCAAACGCTGCGCTAAGTATTCCTGTTCAAACTGTCCGGGAGTGGGTATAAAGAATGCCGTTTTGCTCAATTTTGCCAAATCCATAATCGTAGTATATCCAGAGCGCGAAATCACCAAATTACTCTCATTGATGGCACGTTCTAATTGAGCGCTGGTCATATAATTGTAGATCTTTATATTGTTTTCTTCGGAAATGTGCTGCGATGCTTCAATTTTGCCCTTTACAAATAATACCTGGCCTTTATACGGTTTCATTTCAGCAAGGAGCTTAGTTTCTAAAAGTGAACGTTGAGGTTCGGGTCCAGAGAGCAGTATCAAAATATCGTTTACCTTATCCAGTTCTTTTTTCTCAAATCGGCTAAGCGGTCCAATATATTTTATGGGCAGCTCTGTGATTCTTAAATGTCCCAATTTTCCACTCAAGTTGTCTTCGCCTACATTATCCGGGACCCAACATTCGCGAAAACGTTTGATGATTTTTTGGTGTAATTTGGTGCTCAACCAAGTTGTATTACCACTTAACACTTGCAATTGGTGTGTGATAAATACGCAAGGCAACTGTTTGTTATGTGCGCCTAGTCTATTGTCTGAAATGATCCCGTCAATATCAAAATCTTCAACAATCTTAGCAACCGCTTTCTTTTCGGCATTAATGGCCTTTACGATTTTTGGAGTGCTTTGAAGAAGTTTCAGTTTAAAATAGGATCCGTTTTTTGGGTAGACAATTTGGTAAGAGGGTAAAGTAGTGCTTTCTAAATAGGGAAATTCTTTTTTGAGTAAATCTAGGGCAATTCCATCGCTGGCTAAAACCGGTTCAAACCCGTGTAAGATTAAGGCATTTATCAAAGGGATACAACGTGTGGCGTGACCTAAACCCCAATTGAGCGGAGCCACCAGAATGCGTTTTTTATGAGATTCAGATTTCAATGGCGCTTTGTTTTTTGTCGAGTCTTTAACAAAAACAAATATAACCTTAAAATGTTTCCTTAATTTTACGCACGTAAATTTAAGAATAAGAAATCGTTAATTAATAAGGTGGGTAGTAAAAACAAACTTAAGAGATTTAAGGAGAACGAAACGTTTAGCAATGTATTTCAGCCAAAACGACCAGAATTGGTAGATGCTGATTACGAAATGAAAGGTTCTTGGAGAGAAAAATTTTTCAAAAACGATCATCCGTTGATTCTGGAATTAGGTTGTGGTAAAGGAGAGTACACTACAGCCTTGGCCGAACGATTTCCGAAGAAGAATTTTATTGGGATTGATATTAAAGGTGCAAGATTTTGGAGAGGCGCAAAAACGGCTGTAGAAAATGAGATGTCAAATGTGGCCTTTTTAAGAACTCAAATTGAATTGGTAGATAAAGCTTTTGGTGAAAATGAAGTCGATGAGATTTGGATCACGTTTCCAGACCCACAAATTAAATATAAGCGCACTAAGCATAGAATGACCAATAGTGATTTTCTAGAAAAATACAAACATATTTTGAAGCCTGAGGGCGTTGTCAACTTAAAGACAGATAGCGAGTTTATGCATGGTTATACGCTAGGTTTACTCCATGGCGCTGGTCATGAGGTTTTATATGCCAACCATAATGTATACCGACAAGAAGGAAGCCCTAAAGAAGTAACAGAGATTCAAACTTATTATGAATCCCTATATTTGGAAAAGGATAAGCCCATTACCTACATAAAATTTAAAATACGTTAGATTTTGAATATTACCGTCATCTTTCTATTGGGTCTGGTAATTGCGCTTATCGGTGTAATTCCTCCAGGCTTGTTAAACATGTCGGCAGCCAAAATCAGTTTAAAAGATGGTCACCCAGCCGGCATTGTCTTCTCAATTGGAGTTTGTATGGTGGTGTTTTTGCAAACTTATATTGCTGCAATGTTTGCGCGTTATCTAAGCAGCCATCAAAATGTTGTAGAAATTTTACAGCGGGTCGCTTTTGTGATCTTTATACTCATTACATTTTACTTTTTGGTTTTGGCAAAAGGGAAAGAGAAGCCAGAGGTAGACCCTAATGCAACTAGTAAACACAGTCGGTTTTTTCAAGGTGTTTTTCTTTCGGCAATCAATGTGTTTCCTATTCCGTACCAATCGTATATGACCATTACTATTGCCACCTTCGGGTGGTTTGTTTTTGATACAACTAGCATTGTGG
Proteins encoded in this window:
- the trmB gene encoding tRNA (guanosine(46)-N7)-methyltransferase TrmB, encoding MGSKNKLKRFKENETFSNVFQPKRPELVDADYEMKGSWREKFFKNDHPLILELGCGKGEYTTALAERFPKKNFIGIDIKGARFWRGAKTAVENEMSNVAFLRTQIELVDKAFGENEVDEIWITFPDPQIKYKRTKHRMTNSDFLEKYKHILKPEGVVNLKTDSEFMHGYTLGLLHGAGHEVLYANHNVYRQEGSPKEVTEIQTYYESLYLEKDKPITYIKFKIR
- a CDS encoding glycosyltransferase, whose product is MKSESHKKRILVAPLNWGLGHATRCIPLINALILHGFEPVLASDGIALDLLKKEFPYLESTTLPSYQIVYPKNGSYFKLKLLQSTPKIVKAINAEKKAVAKIVEDFDIDGIISDNRLGAHNKQLPCVFITHQLQVLSGNTTWLSTKLHQKIIKRFRECWVPDNVGEDNLSGKLGHLRITELPIKYIGPLSRFEKKELDKVNDILILLSGPEPQRSLLETKLLAEMKPYKGQVLFVKGKIEASQHISEENNIKIYNYMTSAQLERAINESNLVISRSGYTTIMDLAKLSKTAFFIPTPGQFEQEYLAQRLDDNGCVPTCSQKDFKLEQLERVTSYTGLSAMNYELNYKKLFGLFEGK
- a CDS encoding response regulator transcription factor, with the translated sequence MKKKDITILLVDDEPDILEIVGYNLSTEGYHVITAENGLEAVKMAKKDKPQLIILDVMMPEMDGIEACEQIRKIPELSETIITFLTARGEDYSQMAGFDAGADDYITKPIKPKVLVSKVKALLRRLKEKEGKEDIMKIGNLIINREEYKISLKGEELILPRKEFELLSLLATKPNKVFKREEILDKVWGNEVVVGGRTIDVHIRKLREKIGDKRFKTIKGVGYKFVD
- a CDS encoding cell wall metabolism sensor histidine kinase WalK, whose protein sequence is MQVKLKKTYKFAVKTSLYITIFLTLLSSVFLYVMHTIDLLYQSTFAVVTYISCFFIIQYRVERFIYRRVKKIYDDLTLLESTSLRKQPITTDMATLTREIDKYAKDKKYEIETLKVREEYRKEFLGNVSHELKTPLFTVQGYLLTLLDGAKNDPKVSEKYLNRANKGVERLIYIVKDLDMITKLEVGDLSLKIERFDIVELVQSVFDLLEMKAAKKKISLVFDMDYDKPIIVTADRERIQQVLTNLIVNSIKYGSEKGTTEISIENLIKNKVIVRVTDNGEGISDLNIPRLFERFYRVDKSGSRKEGGSGLGLSIVKHIIEAHDEKIYVESELGVGSEFSFTLEKTE
- a CDS encoding T9SS type A sorting domain-containing protein — protein: MKKLYFLTFLLVASMSYGQNLVSNGGFENWTDGVPDGYTTIDFSTDDLTENTNTNFITEGSSSASVNVLTQSQGNTDIRQTVSLTGGSTYTMSLDVYATNNEARARIFNGNDFNLSVYSDETLLNQWQTISFEYTASSDEDFDYGMRFYDISANWVSGSLFYVDNFQIIETSSSPAISVVSPVDGATLTTTAVDIELSVQNFAVAAEGNGDGYIEYSVDGGTTIDKFDLDNISLSDLSEGAHTVNLELVDDNGNALDPAATTSVSFTIATVNQVATVSDLRAGTIGEVYELSGEAIITYIVTDNGRNQKYIQDATAGILIDDQSGVLSTTFNIGDGISGLQGQLNEFNGILQFTPVANVASASSTGTTITPEVISLADFLANGETYESELIKIDNVIFDVTGQFEDNTNYNLSATGLPGDPTTIARVTFGDEDLVGASIPTTASSVIGLGGEFNGEYQILPRYASDVEGATLAINDLNAANFEIYPNPVSNGFVNITSSSNDAITVSVFDILGKNVITKTLNANRLNVSALQTGVYILKISQNDAITTKKLVVK
- a CDS encoding LysE family transporter, with translation MNITVIFLLGLVIALIGVIPPGLLNMSAAKISLKDGHPAGIVFSIGVCMVVFLQTYIAAMFARYLSSHQNVVEILQRVAFVIFILITFYFLVLAKGKEKPEVDPNATSKHSRFFQGVFLSAINVFPIPYQSYMTITIATFGWFVFDTTSIVAYCAGASTGTFVMLYVYIFFFDKIDNKKLTSQKNMNFSIGIVTGIVTVFTLINILMDL